A region of the Pseudomonas sp. A34-9 genome:
GATGCCTTCTCCTGCATGCTCTTCTGCGAAGATACTTTTCGAGAAGACAATGATTCGACCTTTCTACACCTCGGCTCCAACCCTGTTGTTCGGCTGCCTGTTCAGCCCTCTGCTGCTGGCGGATGACGCGCCACTGGAACTCAATCAGCAAATCGTTTCCGCACCGTCGGTGGAATCCACCGCTGTCGCCGACATGGCGAAGTTCGGCAGCAAAGTCGAGATCGTCACCCGCGAACAGATCGAGCGCGCCGGCCCCAGTGCCGATGTCAGCCGCGTCATGCAGATGTTTATTCCCGGCCTGTACGTCGCGCCGAAAAACGGCCCGTTCGACTACGGCACCTATTCGCTGCTCGGCGGGCGCAACGACGACACGTTGATCCTGCTCGACGGTGTGCGCCTGAACAATCGCCTGTACGGCGGCCTCTATCTGGACACCCTGCCGGCCAACGCCATCGAACGCATCGAAGTGCTCAAGGGCGGCCAGAGCCTGTTGTTCGGTACCCAAGCCGTGTCCGGGATGATCAACATCGTCACCCGCAGCCCGCAGTCGCGCAAAGCCGCCGGCGAAGTGAACCTGGGCGTCGACAGCTTTGGCGGCACCACCGAAGACGCCCGGGTCGAGAATATCTTCACTAACGGTTTCGGCGATCTTGGTTTGCTGGCGTATGTCAGCCACAACGTTTCCGACGGTTACCAGCCCTATCGCAACCGCGACATGAACAACGTCAGCGAGAAGCACCGCGCCTACGAAGTCACCACATTCGGCGCCAAGGCGATTCAGTCGTTTGGCGATGATTCGCGGCTGGAACTGTTCTACCAATACGCCGACGCCGACCTCGACTTCGCCCGCCCGGTCGACAACCACAACACCACCAACGACCGCGTGCAGCAGATCGCCACGGCGACCTTCGAGCAGGCCATCAATGAGCGCCTGAGCTACTTCGTCAAAGGCCATATCAACGACTGGGACACGCGTTATACCCGCGTCAACAACGTCGAAGGCGGCGGTACCAGAGTCGTTAACCACAACGACTATTGGGGCTTCACCGACTGGGGCGTGCAGGCCGAAGGCAAGGCTGAACTGCCCGGCGGCCATGTGCTGGTGTTCGGCACTGACAACCAATGGTTCAAGGGCCAGGACGATGTGCTGATCAT
Encoded here:
- a CDS encoding TonB-dependent receptor, with the protein product MIRPFYTSAPTLLFGCLFSPLLLADDAPLELNQQIVSAPSVESTAVADMAKFGSKVEIVTREQIERAGPSADVSRVMQMFIPGLYVAPKNGPFDYGTYSLLGGRNDDTLILLDGVRLNNRLYGGLYLDTLPANAIERIEVLKGGQSLLFGTQAVSGMINIVTRSPQSRKAAGEVNLGVDSFGGTTEDARVENIFTNGFGDLGLLAYVSHNVSDGYQPYRNRDMNNVSEKHRAYEVTTFGAKAIQSFGDDSRLELFYQYADADLDFARPVDNHNTTNDRVQQIATATFEQAINERLSYFVKGHINDWDTRYTRVNNVEGGGTRVVNHNDYWGFTDWGVQAEGKAELPGGHVLVFGTDNQWFKGQDDVLIIDNDKAQAHAFYTQLRPQIDALPDWHPSIGVRHEAMDGGDSATVGMLTSLYDLNDNWSVRGQYGSAYKLPNAEQLFVNEPGDELGNRNLKPEKSRNAELGVDYKGFVLDREFSASMTLFKRKIADLITLDDIQWVNGEGQVRMRGFEADAKLALNDQWSLQADMTRNLTESRTGTTINDIPSFFARSRVGYESENRLWGAGGAIRYILDITSSKQVEYGHYSVVDADAYRYLDNAHQHRVSLLVENLFDRDYVTSRSSNVDNLGRPFTSEVRYTYRF